A genomic segment from Spinacia oleracea cultivar Varoflay chromosome 3, BTI_SOV_V1, whole genome shotgun sequence encodes:
- the LOC110796347 gene encoding transcription factor RSL3-like → MGVFLDGEWESICKLFTVDDSPADLTANFLEYFSPTTEQDHNLNYAPPLSFSHECNYILPHIDKNSYSSLHNFLETTTHTHSHSCSDDLAISSDILSCIDFSMIHDGSLSPLFLRDTETNTTTFNNNNNNNNNKSVNMTLPNTELNLKRKRQAPVLEDDEEERKRLVETPMKNARVSYTSAKKRKTQQKCAEDITPTVNTKENDDIPDSNSDDSNNLEEINETEDSTSNISVSTTSTGKKRACRGAATDPQSLYARKRRMRINERLRILQNLVPNGTKVDISTMLEEAFHYVKFLQLQIRLLSSDDFWMYAPLAYNGLDVGAYGNMPPFLGM, encoded by the exons ATGGGGGTCTTCCTTGATGGAGAGTGGGAATCAATTTGCAAACTCTTCACAGTGGACGACTCCCCTGCAGATCTCACTGCTAATTTTCTCGAATACTTTTCTCCTACAACTGAGCAGGATCATAATCTCAATTATGCACCACCATTAAGCTTTTCTCACGAATGTAATTATATTCTTCCTCATATAGATAAAAATTCTTATTCTTCTTTACATAATTTCCTAGAAACAACAACTCATACTCATTCTCATAGTTGTAGTGATGATTTGGCTATATCCTCTGACATCTTATCCTGCATTGATTTCTCAATGATTCACGATGGCTCATTGAGCCCGTTGTTTCTTCGTGATACAGAAACTAACACCACTAcatttaacaataataataataataataataataagtctgTTAATATGACATTACCTAACACGGAGCTGAATCTCAAGAGAAAGCGCCAGGCACCTGTCCTTGAAGACGACGAGGAAGAAAGAAAGAGGTTGGTTGAAACACCAATGAAGAATGCTCGAGTTTCATATACTAGT GCAAAAAAGAGGAAAACGCAACAAAAGTGTGCTGAAGACATCACTCCAACTGTAAATACCAAGGAGAATGATGATATTCCGGATTCAAATTCAGATGACTCTAATAACCTCGAGGAAATTAATGAAACAGAAGATTCAACTTCCAATATTAGTGTATCAACTACCTCGACTGGTAAAAAAAGAGCCTGCAGGGGTGCTGCAACTGATCCTCAGAGCCTCTACGCAAgg AAAAGGAGGATGAGAATCAATGAAAGATTAAGAATTTTGCAGAACCTTGTACCTAATGGAACCAAG GTGGATATTAGTACTATGCTTGAAGAAGCATTTCATTATGTAAAGTTTTTGCAGCTCCAAATCCGG CTCTTGAGCTCTGATGATTTCTGGATGTATGCTCCCCTTGCTTACAACGGACTAGACGTTGGAGCTTATGGAAATATGCCTCCTTTCCTTGGGATGTGA